In one Brassica oleracea var. oleracea cultivar TO1000 chromosome C9, BOL, whole genome shotgun sequence genomic region, the following are encoded:
- the LOC106319143 gene encoding mediator-associated protein 3, which translates to MEEEAREVAVIDKDLKKKIKDTVNKILKRSSLYQITEVKAREEASSELDLDLSKDPYKLIVREAVERFVEKAVMTIESEMGKHHAQIVQDVEGGSEKSTKKKKKKNKTKKEVSAA; encoded by the coding sequence ATGGAGGAAGAAGCGAGAGAAGTGGCGGTGATCGATAAAGATCTGAAGAAGAAGATAAAGGACACGGTGAATAAGATATTGAAACGATCGAGTTTGTATCAGATAACAGAGGTCAAGGCGCGAGAAGAAGCTTCCTCTGAGCTGGATCTCGATCTTTCCAAAGATCCGTACAAACTCATCGTGAGAGAGGCAGTGGAGAGGTTCGTCGAGAAGGCGGTGATGACGATCGAGAGTGAGATGGGAAAGCACCATGCTCAGATTGTGCAAGACGTTGAAGGAGGAAGCGAGAAATCGACTAAGAAGAAGAAGAAGAAGAACAAAACGAAGAAGGAAGTGTCGGCTGCTTAG
- the LOC106315522 gene encoding 26S proteasome non-ATPase regulatory subunit 8 homolog A encodes MDPQLTEVSQQLERFKAAFVRKDYNTCSDLLSRLKVLLTKFTSLPPLFENTPNAAQELAIARDIYEHAVVLSVKTEDQDAFERDFFQLKPYYVDARDRLPPSPQENLILGLNLLRLLVQNRIAEFHTELELLSSATLENPCIKHAVELEQSFMEGAYNRVLSARQTAPDATYVYFMDLLAKTIRDEIAGCSEKAYDYVSISDARQMLLFSSDQELLTYVNEEHPEWEVKDGFVVFQKAKETAPCKEIPSLQLINQTLSYARELERIV; translated from the exons ATGGATCCACAGCTCACAGAAGTATCGCAGCAGTTGGAGAGGTTCAAGGCGGCGTTTGTGAGGAAAGATTACAATACCTGCTCTGATCTCTTGTCTCGTCTTAAG GTTCTTCTGACGAAATTCACAAGTCTTCCTCCGTTGTTTGAGAATACTCCAAATGCTGCTCAGGAGCTCGCCATTGCTA GGGACATTTATGAGCACGCTGTTGTTCTCAGTGTAAAAACTGAGGATCAAGATGCTTTTGAGAGAGATTTCTTCCAGCTCAAACCCTACTATGTCGATGCCAGGGATCGTCTTCCACCGTCTCCACAGGAGAATCTTATCCTTGGTCTCAACCTCCTCAGGCTGCTCGTGCAAAACAGAATTGCTGAATTCCACACCGAGCTCGAGTTGCTCTCCTCTGCTACACTTGAGAATCCTTGCATCAAGCATGCCGTTGAGCTTGAGCAGTCCTTCATGGAAGGTGCCTATAACCGTGTCCTCAGTGCTAGACAGACCGCACCTGATGCTACTTACGTCTATTTCATGGACCTTTTGGCAAAGACCATTAG AGACGAAATAGCTGGATGCAGCGAGAAAGCTTATGATTATGTCTCTATCAGCGATGCCCGGCAGATGTTGCTCTTCTCTTCTGATCAAGAACTCTTGACCTATGTCAATGAG GAGCACCCTGAGTGGGAAGTGAAGGACGGGTTTGTTGTGTTTCAGAAAGCCAAAGAAACCGCACCCTGCAAAGAGATTCCGTCTCTTCAGCTCATCAACCAGACTCTAAGCTATGCCAGAGAGCTGGAGCGTATCGTGTAA
- the LOC106319142 gene encoding uncharacterized protein At3g28850 has product MGCASSKQVKANVVSDVYKPPPSSFAVFNINSIEEPWLKFEHDDDEKPTSAAAPIAVEEGDDDAPKTWDEVSKSLETHLKPADVKPTEVVSVEPPATPPRRLPRKSASFHTLDELETKARKQIAAQNPATTVKLKKTESMSELRPEFNRTESTQSNSGPRSVKENIFVLRDRERREKEGNKKPVMNWDPLREFPEKCPPGGGDGLVVYTTSLQGVRRTYEDCMRVRAIMEQQGVVVDERDVSLDAGVLSELKSLLQEEATVAPPRLFVKGRYLGGAAEVTAMNDNGKLGRVLRWARVERVGEEGRQTCEGCGGARWVPCLECGGSCKVAAAIVAAKEEGWERCVKCNENGLIRCPVCFVN; this is encoded by the coding sequence ATGGGTTGTGCATCGTCTAAGCAGGTGAAAGCCAACGTCGTCTCTGACGTTTACAAACCACCGCCGTCTAGCTTCGCCGTGTTTAATATCAACTCCATCGAGGAGCCGTGGCTGAAATTCGAACACGATGATGACGAAAAACCCACAAGCGCCGCCGCGCCAATCGCCGTGGAGGAAGGTGATGATGACGCTCCCAAAACATGGGACGAGGTCAGCAAGTCTCTCGAAACCCACCTTAAACCAGCCGATGTCAAACCGACTGAAGTCGTCTCCGTTGAGCCTCCGGCGACTCCTCCGCGACGGCTTCCTCGGAAGAGCGCATCGTTCCACACGCTGGACGAGCTAGAAACGAAGGCGAGGAAGCAAATCGCCGCGCAGAACCCTGCGACGACTGTCAAGCTTAAAAAAACAGAGTCGATGTCGGAGTTAAGACCCGAGTTCAATCGGACGGAGTCGACTCAGTCCAACTCGGGGCCCCGGTCGGTGAAGGAGAACATATTCGTGCTGAGAGACAGAGAGCGGAGGGAGAAAGAAGGGAACAAGAAACCGGTGATGAACTGGGACCCACTCAGGGAGTTCCCGGAGAAGTGTCCTCCCGGAGGAGGCGACGGGTTGGTGGTGTACACGACGTCGCTGCAGGGAGTGCGTCGGACGTACGAGGACTGCATGCGCGTGAGAGCCATCATGGAGCAGCAAGGGGTGGTGGTGGACGAGAGGGACGTGTCTCTAGACGCCGGAGTGCTGAGCGAGCTCAAGTCGCTTCTCCAAGAAGAAGCGACGGTGGCGCCGCCGAGATTGTTCGTGAAAGGGAGGTATTTGGGAGGAGCGGCGGAGGTGACGGCGATGAACGATAACGGGAAGTTGGGGAGAGTGTTGAGGTGGGCACGTGTGGAGAGAGTAGGGGAGGAAGGGAGGCAGACGTGTGAAGGGTGTGGAGGAGCAAGGTGGGTTCCTTGTTTGGAGTGCGGGGGGAGTTGTAAAGTTGCGGCGGCGATTGTGGCGGCAAAGGAAGAAGGATGGGAGAGGTGTGTCAAGTGTAATGAGAATGGATTGATACGTTGCCCTGTTTGTTTTGTTAATTAA
- the LOC106319257 gene encoding protein NLP6: protein MELDDLDLGSSWPLDQISFASSSFRFPSSDQPFSPLWSFSSADGGAELCSAPTLLTDYSLLLASSESETAATKDNHLLPSPSWGVQMPLENPDTYCAIKAKMTQALRFFKESTGQQHLLAQVWAPVKNRNGRYLLTTSGQPFFLGPNSNGLNQYRMVSLTYMFSLDSERDGELGLPGRVFRKKLPEWTPNVQYYSSKEFSRLGHALNYNVQGTLALPVFEPSRQLCVGVVELIMTSPKINYAPEVEKVCKALEAVNLKTSEILNHESTQICNEGRQNALAEILEILTVVCETYKLPLAQTWVPCRHRSVLAFGGGFKKSCSSFDGSCMGKVCMSTSDLAVYVVDAHVWGFRDACAEHHLQKGQGVAGRAFLSGNLCFSRDVTRFCKTDYPLVHYARMFKLTSCFAVCLKSTYTGDDEYVLEFFLPPGVTDEGEQDSLLGSLFQTMKQHYSSLKVVSGTELFENEMSIEVVEASEEGMVYSKREPIQISISKDYLEINAPEEKLRLNPDLVVENNDVANGFERFRTFNPSAEEAKTEKKTERKRGKTEKTISLEVLQQYFAGSLKDAAKSLGVCPTTMKRICRQHGISRWPSRKINKVNRSLTRLKHVIDSVQGADGSINLTSLSPRPWQVSQPPPPPTTGSPTNYIKLENRDAEDSAGSSTSRASCKVSPISETRFRLLTQNQEAFKQTAFDESDSTSKNIANFWTSQDTTTLLLFKLVSIKATYREDIIRFKISPESISIAELKEQVAKRLKLETGAFELKYLDDDKEWVSVSCDADLSECLDTSSVVTAAKANTLRLSVHDVTPNFGSSCESSEETMMCL from the exons ATGGAACTCGACGATTTGGATCTCGGCAGTTCATGGCCGTTGGATCAGATCTCTTTTGCTTCTTCTAGTTTCAGGTTCCCTTCTTCCGACCAGCCTTTCTCCCCTCTCTGGTCTTTCTCCTCCGCAGATGGTGGCGCTGAACTTTGCTCCGCTCCCACTCTCTTGACGGATTATTCCCTCTTACTTGCAA GTTCGGAATCTGAGACAGCCGCCACCAAGGACAATCATCTCCTTCCTTCTCCCTCATGGGGTGTTCAAATGCCGTTGGAGAATCCAGACACTTACTGTGCCATCAAAGCCAAGATGACTCAAGCTCTTCGATTCTTCAAAGAATCAACTGGCCAACAGCACCTTCTCGCCCAAGTTTGGGCCCCCGTCAAAAACCGAAACGGACGATATCTTCTCACCACTTCAGGGCAGCCTTTCTTTCTTGGTCCCAATAGTAACGGCCTTAACCAGTACAGGATGGTCTCCCTCACCTACATGTTTTCTCTTGATAGCGAACGCGACGGGGAGCTAGGGCTTCCCGGCCGCGTTTTCAGGAAAAAGTTACCTGAATGGACCCCTAATGTTCAGTATTACTCCAGCAAAGAGTTCTCCCGCCTTGGGCACGCTCTGAACTATAATGTTCAGGGTACTTTGGCTTTGCCTGTTTTTGAACCTTCTAGGCAGCTTTGTGTTGGGGTTGTTGAGCTTATTATGACTTCTCCAAAGATTAACTATGCACCTGAGGTTGAAAAAGTTTGTAAAGCCCTTGAG GCCGTGAATCTGAAGACTTCGGAAATACTGAACCACGAGTCTACTCAG ATTTGCAACGAGGGTCGTCAAAATGCATTGGCTGAGATATTGGAGATACTGACAGTGGTGTGCGAGACCTACAAACTGCCTTTAGCTCAGACATGGGTCCCTTGCAGGCACCGTAGTGTTCTAGCCTTTGGTGGTGGTTTTAAGAAAAGCTGTTCCAGCTTCGACGGGAGCTGTATGGGGAAAGTCTGTATGTCCACTAGTGATTTAGCGGTTTATGTTGTGGACGCTCATGTTTGGGGTTTCAGAGACGCTTGCGCTGAGCACCATCTCCAGAAGGGACAGGGTGTTGCTGGAAGGGCTTTTCTCTCTGGAAACCTCTGTTTCTCTAGAGACGTTACTCGCTTCTGCAAAACTGATTACCCGTTAGTTCACTATGCACGCATGTTCAAGCTCACTAGCTGCTTCGCGGTTTGCTTGAAGAGCACGTATACCGGAGACGACGAGTACGTTCTTGAGTTCTTTCTTCCACCAGGCGTCACCGACGAGGGCGAGCAAGATTCTCTGTTGGGTTCTTTGTTTCAGACAATGAAGCAGCACTATTCGAGTCTCAAGGTTGTCTCCGGAACTGAACTCTTTGAAAATGAAATGTCTATTGAAGTAGTGGAAGCTTCAGAGGAGGGAATGGTTTACTCAAAACGTGAACCAATCCAAATATCAATCTCTAAGGATTATCTCGAGATCAATGCACCTGAAGAGAAGCTGCGCTTAAACCCTGACCTTGTTGTGGAGAACAACGACGTTGCTAATGGGTTTGAGCGGTTCCGAACGTTTAATCCTTCAGCGGAGGAGGCTAAAACTGAGAAGAAAACAGAAAGAAAGCGAGGGAAAACAGAGAAAACGATCAGTCTAGAAGTGCTTCAACAATATTTTGCTGGTAGTCTAAAAGATGCAGCCAAGAGTCTCGGTG TTTGTCCAACAACAATGAAACGCATTTGCCGGCAACACGGGATCTCAAGGTGGCCATCTCGTAAAATCAACAAGGTGAACAGATCTCTCACGAGGCTTAAACATGTTATAGACTCTGTTCAAGGCGCTGATGGATCAATCAACTTAACATCCCTCTCCCCTCGCCCATGGCAAGTCTCTCAACCACCACCACCGCCAACCACTGGATCGCCAACAAATTATATCAAACTTGAAAACCGAGATGCAGAAGACAGTGCTGGTTCCTCAACCTCGCGTGCTTCTTGCAAAG TGAGTCCTATTAGCGAGACGCGTTTCCGGCTTCTAACACAAAACCAAGAAGCATTCAAACAAACGGCCTTCGACGAGTCAGACAGTACCTCTAAAAACATAGCTAATTTTTGGACCTCTCAAGACACAACTACACTACTCCTCTTTAAGTTGGTGAGTATAAAGGCAACGTACAGGGAAGACATCATCAGGTTCAAGATCTCACCAGAGTCAATAAGCATCGCGGAACTTAAGGAGCAAGTGGCTAAGAGGCTGAAACTCGAAACTGGGGCGTTTGAGCTCAAGTATCTAGATGACGACAAAGAATGGGTCTCGGTCTCTTGCGATGCTGATCTCAGCGAATGTCTCGACACGTCATCTGTTGTTACCGCAGCGAAAGCCAATACACTGAGGCTATCAGTTCATGATGTCACTCCAAACTTTGGGAGCTCATGCGAAAGCTCAGAGGAAACTATGATGTGCTTGTGA
- the LOC106313537 gene encoding 30S ribosomal protein S6 alpha, chloroplastic, translated as MVASSLCLLNAPVCPHSLPNVSSQPLLSFSRSLRPFVSKSKPLASQEKKRDNSGLVVVVKSQALDFSGTFFEGGFGSDDDPTSPSVSTALEDKPEPQCPPGLRQYETMAVLRPDMSEDERLGLTQKYEELLVAGGGMYVEVFNRGVIPLAYSIRKKNKAGETNTYLDGIYLLFTYFTKPESITPLESVLTADDDVIRSSSFKIKKRKYN; from the exons ATGGTGGCGTCTTCGCTATGTCTATTGAATGCTCCTGTTTGCCCTCACTCTCTTCCTAATGTCTCGTCGCAGCCACTCCTCTCTTTCTCCCGTTCCCTCAGGCCATTCGTTTCCAAGTCCAAACCTTTGGCCTCGCAGGAGAAGAAGAGAGACAACTCCGGACTAGTCGTGGTGGTGAAATCACAGGCTCTTGACTTCTCAGGCACTTTCTTTGAAGGTGGATTCGGCTCCGACGATGACCCCACTTCTCCTTCCGTCTCTACTGCCCTTGAGGACAAACCCGAGCCTCAGTGCCCACCTGGCCTCCGACAGTACGAAACTATGGCCGTCTTGAGACCCGACATGTCTGAAGATGAGCGCCTTGGTCTCACCCAGAAGTACGAAGAG TTGCTTGTGGCTGGGGGTGGAATGTATGTGGAAGTTTTCAACAGAGGAGTGATTCCATTGGCTTACAGCATCCGAAAGAAGAACAAAGCTGGAGAGACTAACACTTACTTGGATGGCATCTACCTTCTCTTCACTTACTTTACCAAACCTGAATCCATCACTCCCCTCGAGTCCGTTCTCACTGCCGATGACGACGTTATCCGATCTTCTTCCTTCAAGATCAAGAAGAGGAAGTACAACTAA